The following proteins are co-located in the Herpetosiphon gulosus genome:
- the def gene encoding peptide deformylase, which translates to MAVVPLIELGNPLLRQPATPFADPTSPEVARILNDMRDTLADMRQRIGYGRGIAAPQIGVLKRLILIDTPDTNLVLVNPRFERWSREEDERYESCFSFPGIWGLVQRPLGVTVVAYTLAGEEQRIEASGSLARIIQHEMDHLDGFVWLDRGPDLHSLCTTQEYEKRYISRERESH; encoded by the coding sequence ATGGCGGTTGTACCACTGATCGAGCTTGGAAATCCGTTGTTACGCCAGCCAGCAACTCCATTTGCCGACCCAACCAGCCCCGAAGTGGCACGAATTTTAAACGATATGCGCGATACCTTGGCCGATATGCGCCAACGAATTGGCTATGGCCGAGGTATTGCCGCACCGCAAATTGGCGTGCTCAAACGCTTGATTTTGATTGATACCCCCGACACCAATTTAGTGCTGGTCAACCCGCGTTTTGAGCGCTGGAGCCGCGAGGAAGATGAGCGCTATGAATCGTGTTTTAGCTTTCCTGGTATTTGGGGCTTGGTGCAACGCCCACTTGGAGTAACCGTGGTCGCCTATACCTTGGCAGGTGAGGAGCAACGCATCGAAGCGAGTGGCAGCCTAGCTCGCATCATCCAACATGAAATGGATCATCTTGATGGCTTTGTTTGGCTTGATCGTGGCCCCGATTTGCACAGCCTTTGCACCACCCAAGAATACGAAAAACGCTATATTAGCCGCGAACGCGAATCACATTAA
- a CDS encoding LuxR C-terminal-related transcriptional regulator, whose translation MSDLHQLVLLTKLAAPQIPSTLVERQHVLERLACRGRVSLITASAGSGKTTLLSSLATARQRVAWLTLDSNDNDAIRFARYLIVALQTLEPTLGRNAMALLNGLQQPAIEAVLTLLINEISVAQPAPMLLVLDDYHWIDAQVVHSALAWLIDQLPAQLHLIIASRSVPPLPLGRWRGKGYLTELDASVLQFNSAETAQLLQQTLGDLPDQSTIDWLTERTEGWVAGIQLAALSAKDRANVQQVLSGFSGSHRYIFDYLAEEVLDQLDPATLEFLLATSVAERLTGALCDQLLDWQPGTGAQMLVQLADAQLFLVALDDERRWYRYHHLFAEFLRFRLQQLDPQAPAEFLQRASAWHAANNDLNSAINYSLAANDHQQAANLIAQFGRDALMRGEALSVRSWLARLPAIQLSQSSHLALIAAWSQLLTVDILGIEEHLQQARSHLEALPQAEQARANAEIATIEAVLLRFGDNIEHSMQHSQAALELVEHDDLVLRGILLGNLTVSARLTGNLTIAVAAASDAVAINQRSGNTFAMLLAIADLGQIQAQQGHLRKAAATYRRGIELASERGWHQVPALGLIHVGLGEVCYEWNQLEEAQIHAEQAIAIAQINGYLDIATDGYRLRARVEHAKNERRSSQASIEQALHFAQRNNVGRFINEVQASQARMALILGDLATVRRWAQTVQQTTWQWQQVSAANTYARWLIANNEPAQALQLAQALLEQTIKFGGNRLEWLLTLALAYAAQNNPKPAQTQLEQALTISEQEGALRTFIDAGAGLAQLLREGTSYAAQRAAIMAAMLQQSSTASAAQSLNEPLSEREIEVLKLLALGHSNAEIAERLVIAIGTVKRHVNNLLGKLNARSRTEAVAIARDEGLLH comes from the coding sequence ATGAGCGATTTGCATCAATTAGTTTTGTTGACCAAGTTGGCGGCTCCGCAGATTCCGAGTACGCTGGTTGAACGCCAGCATGTGCTTGAACGCTTAGCCTGTCGTGGGCGAGTGAGCTTAATTACCGCCAGCGCTGGCAGTGGCAAAACTACCTTGCTTAGTAGCTTGGCCACTGCTCGCCAGCGGGTGGCTTGGCTGACCCTCGATAGCAACGATAATGATGCAATTCGCTTTGCTCGCTATTTAATTGTGGCGCTGCAAACGCTTGAGCCAACCCTTGGCCGTAATGCCATGGCACTGTTGAATGGCTTACAACAGCCAGCGATTGAAGCCGTCTTAACCTTATTGATTAACGAAATCAGTGTGGCGCAGCCTGCCCCGATGCTGTTGGTGCTCGATGATTATCATTGGATTGATGCCCAAGTTGTGCATAGTGCCTTGGCTTGGCTGATCGATCAACTGCCTGCCCAACTCCACCTGATTATTGCTAGCCGCAGTGTGCCGCCCTTGCCCTTGGGTCGTTGGCGCGGCAAAGGGTATTTGACTGAGCTTGATGCCAGTGTGCTGCAATTCAATTCAGCTGAAACTGCCCAATTATTACAGCAAACTCTTGGCGATTTGCCCGATCAAAGTACGATCGATTGGCTGACTGAACGTACTGAGGGCTGGGTCGCTGGCATTCAATTGGCGGCACTTTCGGCCAAAGATCGCGCCAATGTGCAACAAGTGTTGAGCGGATTTAGCGGCAGCCATCGCTATATTTTCGATTATTTGGCCGAAGAAGTGCTCGATCAACTTGATCCTGCAACGCTTGAATTTTTGTTGGCTACAAGTGTTGCCGAGCGCTTGACCGGAGCCTTATGTGACCAATTGTTGGATTGGCAGCCCGGCACTGGGGCACAGATGTTGGTGCAATTAGCCGATGCCCAGCTCTTTTTGGTAGCGCTTGATGATGAACGGCGCTGGTATCGCTATCACCATTTATTTGCTGAATTTTTGCGTTTTCGGCTCCAGCAGCTTGATCCACAAGCTCCTGCCGAATTTTTGCAACGTGCCAGCGCTTGGCATGCGGCCAACAACGATCTAAACAGCGCAATCAACTATAGTCTTGCTGCCAACGATCATCAACAAGCTGCCAACTTGATTGCCCAATTTGGCCGTGATGCCTTGATGCGTGGCGAGGCTTTGAGCGTGCGCAGTTGGCTAGCGCGGTTGCCAGCAATTCAACTGAGCCAATCGAGCCATTTGGCCTTGATTGCTGCTTGGTCGCAACTATTGACAGTTGATATTTTGGGAATTGAAGAGCATTTACAACAGGCTCGTTCCCATCTCGAAGCCTTGCCCCAAGCTGAACAAGCCCGCGCCAACGCCGAAATTGCCACGATCGAGGCAGTGCTCTTGCGTTTTGGCGATAACATCGAACATTCAATGCAACATTCGCAGGCTGCACTCGAACTGGTCGAACATGACGATTTGGTATTACGCGGAATTTTATTGGGCAATTTGACGGTTTCGGCGCGTTTGACTGGCAACTTAACCATCGCCGTGGCCGCAGCTAGCGATGCAGTTGCGATCAATCAGCGCAGCGGCAATACCTTTGCCATGCTTTTGGCAATTGCCGATCTGGGTCAGATTCAGGCCCAACAAGGCCATTTGCGCAAAGCTGCCGCGACCTATCGGCGTGGCATCGAACTGGCCAGCGAACGTGGTTGGCATCAAGTGCCAGCCTTGGGCTTGATTCACGTTGGCTTGGGCGAAGTTTGCTACGAATGGAATCAGCTTGAGGAAGCCCAAATTCATGCTGAACAAGCGATTGCTATTGCCCAAATTAATGGTTATTTGGATATTGCCACCGATGGCTACCGTTTGCGGGCGCGGGTTGAGCATGCCAAAAACGAGCGGCGCAGCAGCCAAGCCTCAATCGAGCAGGCCTTGCATTTTGCCCAGCGCAACAATGTGGGGCGCTTTATCAACGAAGTTCAAGCCTCGCAAGCGCGGATGGCCTTGATTTTGGGCGATTTAGCGACAGTGCGGCGCTGGGCGCAGACCGTGCAGCAAACAACTTGGCAATGGCAGCAGGTGAGCGCGGCTAACACCTACGCCCGCTGGTTGATTGCCAATAATGAGCCAGCCCAAGCTCTGCAATTAGCCCAAGCATTGCTTGAACAAACGATCAAATTTGGGGGCAATCGGCTTGAATGGCTGTTGACGTTGGCCTTAGCCTATGCCGCTCAGAACAACCCCAAGCCGGCCCAAACCCAACTAGAGCAAGCCTTGACGATCAGCGAGCAAGAAGGAGCCTTGCGCACGTTTATTGATGCTGGCGCTGGCTTAGCCCAATTGCTGCGTGAAGGCACTAGCTATGCAGCTCAACGGGCGGCGATTATGGCCGCCATGCTGCAACAAAGTAGCACCGCCAGCGCCGCCCAAAGCCTTAACGAACCACTCAGCGAACGCGAAATTGAAGTGCTAAAATTATTGGCTTTAGGTCATAGCAATGCCGAAATTGCCGAGCGCCTAGTGATTGCAATTGGTACGGTTAAACGCCATGTCAATAATTTGCTGGGCAAACTGAATGCCCGCAGTCGCACCGAAGCCGTAGCCATCGCCCGCGACGAAGGCTTGCTGCATTAG
- a CDS encoding protein kinase, with the protein MQDPQLIGRMLNHFKIVDKLGQGGMAMVYRAYQENLNRTVALKLLPPEMTFDQSYIARFQQEARAAAGLEHSHIVPIYEVGQAEGFYYIVMKYIEGNTLKENIEQEAPMSVQRVLELLEPVGKALDYAHRKGVIHRDIKPSNVMLTPEGWVYLTDFGLARGGSSDSGLTQVGTVMGTPEYMSPEQAQGLTVGAASDLYALAVMAYEMLTKQMPFVANNAQAVLLARVIRAPRAPSDLIPTMPSAVEDVLMKALARTPEARYPTAAAFFEALRQASNGARPNVPATTPFAQNQPAQYVPTPPSSPQVYPPTPLSNQQAVAPHYPPTPLSNQQPVAPYPPTPVSNQQVLPNYPPTNPSNQQVVIHSQSPYDGYVAANTQATRPAIMPNAAQPSQYGQQPISQPSPVAYTGATSVLRNKQKLTIWIGTGVLLLVAVVVGIILATGSDAEDIIAQGDAAFERRGGLIEAINLYKEATAADDESFEAHEKLAITYLMRGQTPDADQAIRQAIAIDADQASAHAWLSQVHSDNRKFNESLAEAEEAVRLDANHPLAYMARATARADVGNEQGDSELLADALADANKAIELATNRSRFEQAMAYSAKGYVQWVTYQDQTSRDAGAGKEFVVDGIDNFNRAIGLQEQLPLLRNNIGYFYAEQARVALHLGEDETAAQRFEKAYQSFDDALALDSNYGLAFAGKGWTQIYERKYEEAQQFFDLALERNSRDPNALNGRALTNWWLGRNNSSDPQSDYAAAIRDYEAAIAEAPSWLSVYVDLGYVYLYDTKDTDKAIATFKKALERDPEYPNALAGLADTYYDTRYYDEALKLYEQTINLQPDYATAYLGKANILYNNKDYDAAINQYSTAIDYNPSLKNAYIGKAYCFQALGDIESARQVLQNGLESVAYVDQSELQTILDDMK; encoded by the coding sequence ATGCAAGATCCCCAGTTGATTGGGCGTATGCTTAATCATTTCAAAATTGTCGATAAACTTGGCCAAGGTGGCATGGCCATGGTTTATCGGGCTTACCAAGAAAACCTGAATCGCACGGTGGCACTCAAATTGTTGCCTCCCGAGATGACATTTGATCAAAGTTATATTGCGCGGTTTCAGCAAGAGGCGCGGGCCGCCGCAGGGCTTGAACATAGCCATATTGTGCCAATCTATGAAGTTGGTCAAGCCGAAGGCTTTTACTACATCGTCATGAAATATATTGAGGGCAACACTCTCAAGGAAAATATTGAGCAAGAAGCCCCGATGTCAGTTCAGCGGGTGCTGGAGTTGCTTGAGCCAGTTGGCAAGGCGCTCGATTATGCTCATCGCAAGGGTGTCATTCACCGTGATATCAAGCCCTCAAATGTGATGCTCACGCCGGAAGGCTGGGTTTACTTGACCGACTTTGGCTTGGCTCGCGGTGGCAGCAGCGACTCGGGCTTAACCCAAGTTGGCACGGTGATGGGCACGCCGGAATATATGTCGCCCGAGCAGGCGCAAGGCTTGACAGTCGGCGCAGCCAGCGATCTCTATGCCTTAGCAGTGATGGCCTACGAAATGCTGACCAAGCAGATGCCGTTTGTCGCCAATAATGCCCAGGCTGTGCTGTTAGCACGGGTGATTCGTGCGCCACGCGCTCCCAGCGATCTGATCCCGACCATGCCATCGGCGGTCGAAGATGTCTTGATGAAGGCTTTGGCTCGCACGCCCGAAGCACGTTATCCAACGGCGGCGGCTTTTTTCGAGGCCTTGCGTCAAGCAAGTAATGGTGCGCGGCCAAATGTCCCTGCGACCACGCCGTTTGCCCAAAATCAGCCAGCCCAATATGTGCCAACACCACCGAGTAGCCCACAGGTCTATCCACCAACGCCATTGAGCAATCAGCAGGCGGTTGCGCCGCATTACCCACCAACGCCGCTGAGCAATCAACAGCCAGTTGCGCCGTACCCGCCAACGCCAGTCAGCAATCAACAGGTACTGCCGAATTATCCACCGACCAATCCCAGCAATCAACAAGTGGTGATCCATAGCCAATCGCCCTATGATGGCTATGTGGCGGCCAATACTCAAGCCACTCGGCCTGCAATCATGCCAAATGCTGCTCAGCCGTCGCAATATGGTCAACAACCAATTAGCCAACCCAGCCCAGTCGCCTATACCGGTGCTACCTCAGTGCTGCGTAACAAACAAAAATTAACGATCTGGATTGGTACAGGAGTTTTGCTGTTAGTTGCAGTTGTCGTCGGGATTATTTTAGCGACGGGCAGTGATGCTGAAGATATTATTGCCCAAGGCGATGCCGCCTTTGAACGCCGTGGCGGCTTGATCGAAGCAATCAATCTCTACAAAGAAGCGACCGCTGCTGATGACGAGAGCTTCGAGGCCCACGAAAAACTAGCGATTACCTACCTGATGCGGGGACAAACCCCTGATGCCGATCAAGCAATTCGCCAAGCAATTGCGATCGATGCCGACCAAGCCAGTGCTCATGCCTGGCTCAGTCAAGTGCATTCCGATAATCGCAAATTCAACGAATCCTTGGCTGAAGCCGAGGAAGCTGTGCGCTTGGATGCAAATCATCCTTTAGCCTATATGGCGCGGGCTACTGCGCGGGCAGATGTTGGTAATGAGCAAGGCGATAGCGAGTTGTTAGCCGACGCTTTGGCTGATGCCAATAAAGCGATTGAGCTTGCAACCAATCGTTCGCGCTTTGAGCAAGCTATGGCCTACAGCGCCAAAGGCTATGTCCAATGGGTCACCTATCAAGATCAAACCAGCCGCGACGCTGGCGCTGGCAAAGAATTTGTGGTCGATGGCATTGATAATTTCAATCGGGCGATTGGTTTACAAGAACAATTGCCATTGCTGCGTAATAATATTGGCTATTTTTATGCCGAACAAGCGCGGGTTGCCCTGCATCTTGGCGAAGATGAAACCGCAGCTCAGCGTTTTGAAAAAGCGTATCAATCATTCGACGATGCCTTAGCGCTTGACTCAAATTATGGCTTGGCCTTCGCAGGCAAGGGCTGGACCCAAATTTACGAACGTAAATATGAAGAGGCCCAGCAGTTTTTTGATTTGGCGCTTGAGCGTAACTCGCGTGACCCGAATGCCTTGAATGGACGAGCGCTGACTAACTGGTGGCTGGGCCGCAACAACTCCAGCGATCCGCAAAGCGATTATGCCGCAGCGATTCGCGATTACGAAGCAGCGATTGCTGAAGCTCCATCGTGGCTGTCGGTTTATGTCGATTTGGGCTACGTCTATCTCTACGATACTAAAGATACCGATAAAGCCATCGCAACCTTTAAAAAGGCCTTGGAACGTGACCCTGAATACCCCAATGCGCTTGCTGGCTTAGCCGATACCTACTACGACACGCGCTACTATGATGAAGCGTTGAAGCTCTACGAACAAACGATTAATCTGCAACCAGATTATGCTACGGCCTACCTCGGCAAAGCCAATATCTTGTACAATAACAAAGATTACGATGCAGCGATTAATCAATATAGTACAGCGATCGATTATAATCCCTCGTTGAAGAATGCCTATATCGGCAAGGCCTACTGCTTCCAAGCCCTAGGCGATATCGAAAGCGCTCGCCAGGTTTTACAAAATGGGTTAGAATCAGTGGCCTATGTTGATCAATCCGAATTGCAAACTATTTTGGATGACATGAAATAA
- a CDS encoding GTP-binding protein: MRAAVLTGFLGTGKTTLLLAVANALADRGEYVAIIENERGSVGIDGRYLQSQGMTVRELRAGCVCCDLALPLQITVQRLSEHYEPDWLLLEASGIAKPELLKASLQHPMISQINWRFIALVDPVRFGKMWHDSYGLGQLLRGQINIADVIVLPKSDLVEPSVLEHVAAEIRSLRPDVPVIPFTADDPAATTLMLRAFSEPLR, translated from the coding sequence ATGCGAGCGGCAGTATTAACCGGATTTTTGGGAACTGGCAAGACGACCTTGCTATTGGCGGTTGCCAATGCCTTGGCCGACCGTGGCGAATATGTGGCGATTATCGAAAACGAGCGTGGCAGCGTTGGTATCGATGGACGCTATTTGCAATCGCAGGGTATGACCGTGCGCGAGTTACGGGCTGGCTGTGTTTGTTGCGATTTGGCCTTGCCCTTGCAAATTACGGTGCAGCGCTTAAGCGAACATTATGAGCCAGATTGGCTGCTGCTGGAAGCTAGCGGCATCGCCAAGCCCGAATTGCTCAAAGCCAGTTTGCAACACCCAATGATTAGCCAGATCAATTGGCGCTTTATTGCCTTGGTCGATCCGGTGCGCTTTGGCAAAATGTGGCACGATAGTTATGGCTTAGGTCAATTATTGCGCGGCCAAATTAATATTGCTGATGTGATTGTGCTGCCCAAAAGCGATTTAGTTGAGCCAAGCGTACTTGAGCATGTCGCCGCCGAGATTCGCAGTTTGCGCCCTGATGTGCCAGTGATTCCGTTTACCGCTGATGATCCGGCGGCTACAACCTTGATGTTACGGGCATTTAGTGAGCCACTGCGCTAG